One part of the Paenibacillus silvisoli genome encodes these proteins:
- a CDS encoding YIP1 family protein, which translates to MRQIGRPIAALIFAFVLGLSLLPAFASAEATYKTYTGDFERTPDAYEPAGLIDKAGDTEFLTPSDIYIDGKDTLYVADMDNGRIVVMTRDGKLLRTIGKDVLKKPSGVFVDEQGSIYVADNGLEQVLRFDAEGKVRQTFKRPEVPLYGKSTPFKPMKVTVDKRGNVYIISEGTTNGVIQLSPAGDFMGFFGTNESRPSTKLMLQRFFFTEKQMEKLFKNVPNTPTNVAIDQKGLVYTVTQGDKDQPIKRLNISGLNLLAGTFWDPAYTDISVSGSGNIYAVSQKGYFYEFDSEGHLLFVSGSPDDGKARSGLLLNASGIDTDSKGYIYITDVGRNSIQVYEPTEFVELVHHALDLYKEGLYVQSQEPWNEVEQRNSLFDLAHRGLGDAFNKQQLYAEAMEEFKKAGDVAGYSNAFWEIRNRWLQNHLMTVILWIAGLLVLRSVLRRIHRKTGVFGGVIRFANRIFGIRILRELRFVGQFIKHPLNGIYGLKEEGRVSNLSAAILYALLVVEYVFTLYFTGFIFDQTDAASINLTKELVMLLVPLALWIVSNYLVSTISEGEGKFSEVYQGTIYAFAPYLIFHPIVVIVSNALTLNDAFLFSFANTIITAWCAVLLFLMVKEVHDYTVRETFRNLFITLFTMLITSLVLFIVYVILHQVYDFGYSVIQEMITRADQ; encoded by the coding sequence ATGAGACAGATAGGAAGACCGATAGCTGCACTTATCTTCGCGTTTGTATTGGGCCTGTCATTGCTCCCGGCCTTTGCAAGCGCAGAAGCGACATATAAAACGTATACGGGCGATTTCGAGCGAACGCCGGATGCCTACGAGCCGGCGGGCTTGATCGATAAAGCCGGCGACACGGAGTTTTTGACGCCGTCGGATATTTACATCGACGGCAAAGACACGCTGTATGTCGCCGATATGGATAACGGCCGGATCGTCGTCATGACGCGGGACGGCAAGCTGCTCCGTACCATTGGCAAGGACGTGCTGAAGAAGCCGTCGGGCGTGTTCGTGGACGAGCAAGGCTCGATCTACGTGGCGGACAATGGGCTGGAGCAAGTATTGCGCTTCGATGCCGAGGGCAAGGTGCGGCAAACGTTCAAGCGGCCGGAGGTGCCGCTGTACGGGAAGAGCACGCCGTTCAAGCCGATGAAGGTGACCGTGGATAAGCGCGGCAACGTCTACATCATCAGCGAAGGCACGACGAACGGCGTCATCCAGCTCAGCCCGGCGGGCGATTTCATGGGCTTCTTCGGCACGAACGAGTCGCGCCCGTCCACGAAGCTGATGCTGCAGCGCTTCTTCTTCACGGAGAAGCAAATGGAGAAGCTGTTCAAGAACGTGCCGAACACGCCGACCAACGTGGCCATCGACCAGAAAGGTCTCGTGTACACGGTTACGCAGGGCGACAAGGATCAGCCGATTAAACGGCTTAACATTTCCGGGCTCAATCTTCTGGCAGGCACCTTCTGGGACCCGGCTTACACCGACATTTCGGTATCGGGAAGCGGGAACATTTATGCCGTCAGCCAGAAAGGGTATTTCTACGAGTTCGATTCCGAGGGACATCTGCTGTTTGTGTCCGGCTCGCCCGACGACGGCAAAGCCCGCAGCGGCCTGCTGCTGAACGCCTCGGGCATCGACACCGACTCTAAAGGCTATATCTACATCACGGACGTAGGCCGGAACAGCATTCAAGTCTACGAGCCGACCGAATTCGTGGAGCTTGTCCACCACGCGCTGGATTTGTATAAGGAAGGCTTGTACGTGCAGAGCCAGGAGCCTTGGAACGAGGTTGAGCAGCGGAACAGCTTGTTCGATTTGGCGCACCGCGGGCTAGGCGATGCGTTCAACAAGCAGCAGCTTTACGCGGAGGCGATGGAGGAATTCAAGAAGGCAGGCGATGTGGCGGGGTATTCCAACGCATTCTGGGAAATCCGCAACCGATGGCTGCAAAATCACTTGATGACGGTCATCCTCTGGATCGCGGGCCTGCTGGTCCTGCGCTCGGTGCTTAGACGGATTCACCGCAAAACCGGCGTATTCGGCGGCGTTATCCGCTTCGCCAACCGGATTTTCGGCATCCGCATTTTGCGCGAGCTGCGTTTCGTCGGACAGTTTATCAAGCATCCGCTGAACGGCATTTACGGATTGAAGGAAGAAGGCAGAGTCTCGAACCTGTCGGCCGCGATTCTGTATGCGCTCCTCGTTGTGGAGTACGTGTTCACGCTGTATTTTACCGGGTTTATTTTCGACCAGACCGACGCCGCTTCCATTAACCTGACGAAAGAGCTGGTCATGCTTCTTGTGCCGCTCGCGCTCTGGATCGTGTCGAACTATTTGGTCAGCACGATCAGCGAAGGGGAAGGCAAGTTTTCGGAAGTCTATCAAGGCACGATCTATGCGTTTGCGCCGTACTTGATTTTCCACCCGATTGTCGTGATCGTTTCCAATGCGCTGACGCTGAACGACGCGTTTCTGTTCAGCTTCGCCAATACGATCATTACCGCTTGGTGCGCCGTGCTGCTCTTCCTGATGGTGAAGGAAGTGCACGATTACACGGTGCGCGAAACGTTCCGGAACTTATTCATTACGTTGTTTACGATGCTGATTACGAGCCTTGTGCTCTTTATCGTGTACGTGATTCTGCATCAGGTGTACGACTTCGGCTACTCTGTCATTCAGGAGATGATTACGCGTGCGGATCAATAA
- a CDS encoding carbohydrate ABC transporter permease — protein MKKHNSREAYWFLSPYLLMFFMFIVVPVGVAIYLSFTNFNTIEMPKWIGFQNYTAIFTKDDIFMQYVLPNTIKFALIVGPGGYIISFMLAWMLAQIPSKPRTVLALIIYSPSMTMGVAMTVVWSIFFSGDETGYLNSWLLRAGFINTPIQWLQSPEYLMTIMIIVSLWSSMGVGFLAMLAGVLNIDQSIYEAGYIDGIKNRFQEIIHITIPSMKPQMLFGAVMAVVTTFQSGDLGVQLSGGNPTPQYAGQVMVNHIADYGLTRYEMGYASALSVILLIGIYVLSKFSWKLFGEKE, from the coding sequence ATGAAAAAGCACAATTCAAGGGAAGCTTACTGGTTTTTGTCGCCTTACCTGCTGATGTTCTTTATGTTCATCGTCGTTCCGGTAGGGGTCGCCATCTATCTGTCCTTTACGAACTTCAACACGATCGAAATGCCGAAATGGATCGGCTTCCAGAACTATACGGCCATCTTCACAAAGGACGACATCTTCATGCAGTACGTCCTTCCGAACACGATCAAGTTCGCGCTGATCGTCGGGCCTGGCGGCTATATCATCTCGTTTATGCTCGCCTGGATGCTGGCGCAAATTCCGAGCAAACCAAGAACCGTCCTGGCGCTGATCATCTACTCCCCATCGATGACGATGGGGGTGGCGATGACGGTCGTCTGGTCGATCTTCTTCAGCGGCGACGAGACCGGCTATTTGAACTCCTGGCTGCTGCGCGCCGGCTTCATCAACACGCCGATCCAGTGGCTGCAGTCGCCGGAATACTTGATGACGATCATGATCATCGTTTCCCTTTGGAGCAGCATGGGCGTCGGCTTCCTGGCGATGCTCGCGGGCGTCCTCAACATCGACCAATCGATTTATGAAGCGGGTTATATCGACGGCATCAAAAACCGGTTCCAAGAAATCATCCATATTACGATTCCATCCATGAAGCCGCAAATGCTGTTCGGCGCGGTCATGGCCGTCGTGACGACGTTCCAGTCAGGCGATTTGGGCGTTCAGTTATCGGGCGGCAACCCGACGCCGCAGTACGCGGGTCAGGTTATGGTCAACCATATCGCCGACTACGGCCTCACGCGCTATGAGATGGGATATGCCTCCGCGCTGTCCGTTATTTTGCTGATCGGCATCTATGTGCTGTCCAAGTTTTCATGGAAGCTGTTCGGAGAGAAGGAGTAG
- a CDS encoding extracellular solute-binding protein: MKNSWRTLLSTVLTASLVIGIAQPLRAEAESADGSSANAQPSSAAGQMDQLEKSYTDMLQEWADVPALSQKAEIVVNPSADPVNRDLIVAKADSQGYAADTVRLAKDSQIEVQIEVPQTGLYQIGFDYYISDDSILSTEGFIQVNHKYPFYESRRILFPNLWENQHMKEKYDRYGNELLPRPQKVDAWQHAYAMDASYAYMKPLQYKLEKGRNTITIANTRGELLLGSVTVDSPSEIDSYDAYLKRQPKASGGGEQLKEPIVIEAETPKYKNVSSIRAFSIDDPSMTPYDTRHRLLNAFGGSWKTGGQAATWEFEVPKDGYYKIGMKYAQDDLRDMPVFRKIELDGKVPFREMEDHAFQYSKSWSNTVLGGASDEEPYQYYLTEGKHTLTMTVDLEPIRPLTEDIENMMQEISRLSLEIRKLTGNRSDAYRDWDLSEYIPDLGKTLTGWADELDKQYEQLNEMNAKGNEITELNDLKKAADQLRTLAEEPDKLPNRMAMFSEGGSSVSQLLGDLLQRITESPLGLDRIYVFQDGKLPSAKASFFTNLWESVKRFFLSFSKQSYSASDKSSTELNVWVHNSREQVELLQKMIDEEFTPESGINVKLSIMPDENKLVLANATGSQPDVALGVSSWIPYDLAVRNAAVDLRKFDDYAEAVKPFSKGSMIPLAYGDGVYALPETQNFWVLFYRKDILDNLKLGVPNTWDDVVNMLPELQRLGMNFYEPLAQYKGFKPFNATAPFIYQFGGELFTKDGFKTAINSEQSLQGIKFMTDLYTIYNLPQDVPNFYQHFRNGTLPIGIADFASYIQLKVAAPEIANSWKIALHPGTMKDGEVQRWSPSGGTTGMIFKGTKSEEQSWSFLKWWLSTKVQVEFANMQQAEFGPMFMWNSANMEAFAEAPWPEEDKQVIQEQSKWVREASRVPGAYMVERELSNVFNSVVFDGDNPRTAIDDSVIRANREIDKKMEEFGFYKNGVKVKDNPVPTINTIDKWVEKR, translated from the coding sequence ATGAAAAATTCGTGGCGTACGTTACTTTCAACCGTCCTCACCGCATCCCTGGTCATCGGCATCGCGCAGCCTTTGCGCGCGGAAGCCGAAAGCGCAGACGGAAGCAGCGCAAACGCGCAGCCGTCCTCAGCCGCAGGACAGATGGACCAGCTTGAGAAAAGCTACACGGACATGCTGCAGGAATGGGCGGACGTTCCCGCGCTTTCGCAGAAGGCGGAAATCGTCGTCAATCCGAGCGCTGACCCTGTTAACCGGGATCTGATCGTCGCTAAGGCCGACAGTCAGGGGTATGCAGCCGATACGGTACGCCTAGCCAAAGATTCGCAGATCGAAGTACAAATCGAAGTTCCGCAAACCGGCCTTTATCAAATCGGTTTTGACTACTACATCTCAGATGACAGCATCCTCTCCACCGAAGGCTTTATCCAAGTCAACCACAAGTATCCGTTCTATGAAAGCCGCAGAATTCTGTTCCCGAACCTATGGGAAAACCAGCACATGAAAGAGAAGTACGACCGGTACGGCAACGAGCTGCTTCCCCGTCCGCAGAAGGTAGACGCCTGGCAGCATGCCTACGCGATGGACGCCAGCTACGCCTATATGAAACCGCTTCAATATAAATTGGAAAAAGGACGCAACACGATAACGATCGCCAATACGAGAGGAGAACTGCTGCTCGGCAGCGTGACGGTAGACTCCCCTTCCGAAATAGATAGCTACGATGCTTACTTGAAGCGGCAGCCAAAGGCTAGCGGCGGCGGTGAACAGCTGAAAGAGCCGATCGTCATCGAAGCGGAAACGCCGAAGTACAAGAACGTCTCGTCGATCCGCGCGTTCTCCATCGATGATCCGTCCATGACGCCTTACGATACGCGCCACCGGCTGCTGAACGCCTTCGGCGGTTCGTGGAAAACCGGCGGACAAGCCGCAACGTGGGAGTTCGAGGTTCCGAAGGACGGCTACTACAAGATCGGCATGAAATATGCGCAGGACGATCTGCGCGATATGCCGGTGTTCCGCAAAATCGAGCTTGACGGCAAGGTGCCGTTCCGCGAGATGGAAGACCATGCCTTCCAATACAGCAAAAGCTGGAGCAATACCGTGCTGGGCGGCGCAAGCGACGAAGAGCCCTATCAATATTATTTGACCGAGGGCAAGCATACGCTCACGATGACGGTCGATCTGGAGCCGATCCGGCCGCTGACCGAAGATATCGAGAACATGATGCAAGAAATAAGCCGGCTGTCGCTGGAAATCCGCAAGCTGACCGGCAACCGTTCCGATGCTTACCGCGACTGGGATCTCAGCGAATATATCCCGGATCTGGGCAAGACGCTGACCGGTTGGGCGGACGAGCTGGACAAGCAGTACGAGCAGCTGAACGAAATGAACGCGAAAGGCAATGAAATTACCGAACTGAACGATTTGAAGAAAGCGGCCGACCAGCTGCGCACGCTGGCCGAAGAGCCGGACAAGCTGCCGAACCGGATGGCGATGTTCTCCGAGGGCGGATCGTCCGTTTCCCAGCTGCTTGGCGATCTGCTGCAGCGGATTACCGAATCGCCGCTTGGTCTGGACCGGATTTACGTCTTCCAGGACGGCAAGCTTCCCTCGGCGAAGGCAAGCTTTTTCACCAACCTGTGGGAGTCGGTGAAACGTTTCTTCTTGTCATTCTCGAAGCAATCCTACTCGGCATCGGATAAGTCCAGCACCGAGCTGAACGTCTGGGTGCATAACTCGCGGGAGCAAGTGGAGCTGCTGCAGAAGATGATCGATGAGGAATTTACGCCCGAAAGCGGCATTAACGTGAAGCTGTCGATCATGCCGGATGAGAACAAGCTGGTGCTCGCGAACGCAACCGGCTCCCAGCCAGATGTCGCGCTTGGCGTCTCCAGCTGGATCCCGTACGATCTCGCGGTTCGTAACGCCGCGGTGGATCTGCGCAAGTTCGACGATTACGCCGAGGCGGTCAAGCCGTTCTCCAAAGGCTCGATGATCCCGCTTGCGTACGGGGACGGCGTCTATGCGCTGCCGGAGACGCAAAACTTCTGGGTGCTGTTCTACCGCAAAGATATATTGGATAACTTGAAGCTCGGCGTGCCGAATACGTGGGACGACGTGGTCAACATGCTGCCGGAGCTGCAGCGTCTGGGCATGAACTTCTACGAGCCGCTGGCCCAGTATAAAGGCTTCAAGCCGTTCAACGCGACGGCGCCGTTCATCTATCAGTTCGGCGGCGAGCTGTTCACGAAGGACGGCTTTAAAACCGCGATCAACAGCGAGCAGTCGCTGCAGGGCATCAAGTTCATGACGGACTTGTACACCATCTACAATCTGCCGCAGGATGTGCCGAACTTCTACCAGCATTTCCGCAACGGCACGCTGCCGATCGGCATCGCCGATTTCGCGAGCTATATTCAGCTGAAGGTAGCGGCGCCGGAAATTGCCAACAGCTGGAAGATCGCGCTTCACCCGGGCACGATGAAGGACGGCGAAGTGCAGCGCTGGTCGCCGAGCGGCGGCACGACGGGCATGATTTTCAAAGGCACGAAGTCCGAGGAGCAATCATGGTCGTTCCTCAAATGGTGGCTGTCCACGAAGGTGCAGGTCGAATTCGCGAACATGCAGCAGGCCGAGTTCGGTCCGATGTTCATGTGGAATTCCGCCAACATGGAAGCTTTCGCGGAAGCGCCGTGGCCGGAAGAGGACAAGCAGGTCATTCAGGAGCAGAGCAAATGGGTGCGCGAAGCTTCGCGCGTACCGGGCGCTTACATGGTCGAGCGGGAGCTCAGCAACGTGTTCAACAGCGTCGTCTTCGACGGCGATAACCCGCGGACCGCGATCGACGATTCCGTCATCCGCGCGAACCGCGAAATCGACAAGAAGATGGAGGAATTCGGATTTTACAAGAACGGCGTGAAGGTGAAAGACAATCCGGTTCCGACGATCAATACGATAGATAAGTGGGTTGAAAAACGATGA
- a CDS encoding extracellular solute-binding protein has product MKSSKFFAVLLILSLVLAISAGCSKSNNSGGNTAENGNAASDTSTEPAANNAAEEPAKEETPAWMTEKFTLKYADWGDEKIEGEMMKAFMEKYPNITVERDKSIVWPVETGLTTAAAAGTMPDVFMLKDVPLAVTSDWLLDLSPYWDKDEEAKTVFKNLADLSVFNGKRYTMANFQFAQGVFVNKTLFEKNNVPLPAYNWTFDEMIDLAKKFSKPDEFYYGIGGPWGDLAFEQWLPMNNDNNYGWNTYDGEKFHFTDQQWIDAYNLKLELRRLKVDDVMTGEEKKKLWGDEGAWTFQKGHVAMAIDYSWNMGWIPGEMKKAGAGDVDFYPMPSGKAGQRIPTIIDNIGVSSTTKYPEAAYELAKFMTWGKEGFLKRIDIEKAAGQPVTKYPVSDQPELWAKLEANITLPGEKEVMKLMSNAVPGPIIPGWNDFSKWDTDNHFTEKLLSGEYKVADKAKEFEDKVNEFVAAAKAKMLEGK; this is encoded by the coding sequence ATGAAAAGCAGCAAGTTTTTCGCAGTTCTACTTATCCTTTCATTAGTGCTCGCGATTTCCGCGGGGTGCTCCAAGTCGAACAACTCGGGCGGCAACACGGCCGAGAACGGCAATGCGGCGTCTGACACGTCGACCGAGCCGGCTGCCAACAACGCGGCTGAAGAGCCGGCGAAGGAAGAGACGCCGGCATGGATGACGGAGAAGTTTACGCTCAAGTACGCGGACTGGGGCGACGAGAAGATCGAAGGCGAAATGATGAAAGCCTTCATGGAGAAATATCCGAACATTACGGTCGAGCGCGACAAGAGCATCGTATGGCCGGTCGAAACGGGCCTGACGACCGCGGCGGCTGCCGGCACGATGCCGGACGTATTCATGCTTAAAGACGTGCCGCTTGCCGTAACGAGCGACTGGCTGCTGGACCTGTCCCCGTACTGGGATAAGGACGAAGAGGCAAAGACCGTATTTAAAAACCTTGCCGATCTGTCCGTCTTTAACGGCAAGCGCTATACAATGGCGAACTTCCAATTCGCGCAAGGCGTATTCGTGAACAAGACGCTGTTCGAGAAGAACAATGTACCGCTTCCGGCTTACAATTGGACGTTCGACGAAATGATCGACCTGGCGAAGAAATTCTCCAAGCCGGATGAGTTCTACTACGGCATCGGCGGTCCATGGGGCGACCTGGCTTTCGAGCAATGGCTGCCAATGAACAACGACAACAACTACGGTTGGAATACGTATGATGGCGAGAAGTTCCATTTCACGGATCAGCAATGGATCGACGCGTACAACCTGAAGCTTGAGCTGCGCCGCTTGAAGGTTGACGACGTCATGACGGGCGAAGAGAAGAAGAAGCTATGGGGCGACGAAGGCGCTTGGACGTTCCAAAAAGGTCATGTCGCGATGGCGATCGACTATTCGTGGAACATGGGCTGGATTCCGGGCGAAATGAAGAAAGCGGGCGCGGGCGACGTTGACTTCTACCCGATGCCATCCGGCAAAGCCGGCCAGCGCATCCCGACGATCATCGACAACATCGGCGTTTCCTCCACGACGAAATATCCTGAAGCCGCTTACGAGCTGGCGAAATTTATGACGTGGGGCAAAGAAGGCTTCTTGAAACGTATCGACATCGAGAAAGCAGCCGGCCAGCCGGTTACGAAATACCCGGTATCCGACCAGCCTGAGCTGTGGGCGAAGCTGGAAGCGAACATTACGCTTCCGGGCGAGAAGGAAGTTATGAAGCTGATGTCCAATGCGGTTCCGGGTCCGATTATTCCGGGCTGGAACGATTTCTCCAAGTGGGATACAGACAATCATTTCACGGAAAAGCTTCTCTCCGGCGAGTACAAGGTGGCCGACAAAGCAAAGGAATTCGAAGACAAGGTTAACGAATTCGTAGCTGCGGCGAAAGCGAAAATGCTCGAAGGCAAGTAA
- a CDS encoding carbohydrate ABC transporter permease, protein MSYQGTKINPTKFHRSQTKFYVILIPLAMVMMLPIIFIVFHALKPVNELFAFPPRFFVKHPTLENFQELMGFAASSGIPFSRFIFNSLVVTLSVMFLSVFISAIAAYAMSKMKFRMRATLFEINTVALMFVPLAVQIPRFLVIDESGIMDTYLAHILPLLSMPIGLFLMKQFIDQVPDELKEAAVMDGATEFMVFRKVMLPVIKPALATVAILAFQAVWNNIETSSYYVNDESLKTVAFFMSTLVSQNGNAVAGQGMAAAASLLMFLPNLIIFIFLQSKVMNTMAHSGLK, encoded by the coding sequence ATGTCATATCAAGGCACGAAAATAAATCCGACGAAATTCCACCGCAGCCAGACGAAGTTTTACGTCATCCTGATTCCGCTCGCGATGGTGATGATGCTTCCGATTATTTTTATCGTTTTCCATGCGCTCAAGCCGGTCAACGAGCTGTTCGCGTTTCCGCCCCGGTTCTTCGTGAAACACCCGACGCTGGAGAACTTCCAGGAGCTGATGGGATTTGCGGCTTCTTCGGGCATTCCTTTCAGCCGGTTTATCTTCAACAGCTTGGTCGTCACACTCAGCGTCATGTTCTTATCCGTCTTTATTAGCGCGATCGCCGCGTACGCGATGTCCAAGATGAAGTTCAGAATGCGCGCGACGCTCTTCGAAATCAACACGGTGGCGCTCATGTTCGTGCCGCTCGCCGTGCAAATTCCGCGGTTCCTCGTCATCGACGAGAGCGGCATCATGGACACGTATTTGGCGCATATTTTGCCGCTGCTGTCCATGCCGATCGGCTTGTTCCTGATGAAGCAGTTCATCGATCAGGTGCCGGACGAGCTGAAGGAAGCGGCCGTGATGGACGGCGCGACCGAGTTTATGGTATTCCGCAAGGTCATGCTTCCGGTCATCAAACCGGCGCTGGCGACGGTCGCGATTCTGGCTTTCCAAGCGGTATGGAATAACATCGAGACGTCCTCGTACTACGTGAACGACGAAAGCTTGAAAACGGTCGCCTTCTTCATGAGTACGCTCGTCAGCCAGAACGGAAACGCGGTAGCCGGCCAAGGGATGGCCGCGGCGGCATCGCTTCTGATGTTTCTGCCGAACTTGATAATTTTCATCTTCTTGCAAAGCAAGGTCATGAACACAATGGCCCATTCCGGTTTGAAATAG